The window CTGTTTCTAAGAAGAATCATTTAATCAAACTAAACTTGTCTACTGGTTTAGGCACAAGGTTAGGCCCATCACCAGAATCTAGAAACTTGGGAGAAATTATTATTGAGGAAATATTCTTTCCATTCCGCTATGGGATTGCCTCTGGACAATACGGCTATGCAATGGATCTGAGTAATAAGGTACTATTAGAACCCTACATAGGCGGTGGAGTCTTATTTGCGAATGACTCTAGTTATCTAGTAATTCCAGTATCTGTAAAAGTAATCTATACGCTAGATGCACCTATAGATCTGGGAATTTCAGGAAATTATCAGATCAATGCATTAAATGACTTCTACACAGTTAGTGCGGTTGTAGGGTATCGATTTTAAGTAATATTCATGTTAAAAATTGTTCTTCAAAAAGTAAACCACCCAAAAGGATGGTGCTTGTAAATTCATTAAATAAGTTGATCCCGCACTGGAAAGCATGATGAGTGATAAGCTCTATAGAAGCTAGTCATGGACAAAGCCTTTAACCATTAAGGAATTCACTTAAAAAGCCATAGGTTGCTACCAATTATCTTAAGCTATACTTGTTACTCTTCTCATTTTACAATTATATTGTTGATTCAATGCTCAACCCTCAAAGCACTATGCAAAAAGAATTGATTGCGCTCTTAAAAAAAGTAAAGCAAATGCTCTCACAAACTTTTAAGAGATATGATGATAGATGGCCCTATTTAATTACTGCAATAGTAGCGGCATTAGTCTTTTTTGCGGGTATCAAATTATTTATAGCGCTTACTGAAATTCTTAAATCTGAGTACTTAGCTTCCTACGATACTACCATCAGCGAGAATGTTGCACTCTATCGCAGCCCATATTTGACAGACTATTTTGTTTTTGTAACAAACCTAGGCGATGCACTGGGATACCTTATCGTCTTTTCAGTTTGTACTCTCCTATTTTACCTAATTTTTAAAAATTGGAAATATGTGGCGCAACTGGCTTTAGTTATGGTTTTGGCACTCAGTTCAAATTTGATTTTAAAACAAATTATTAATAGGGCAAGACCAACGGCCGAGCATCTGGTCACTGTAGAAACCTTGAGTTATCCTAGTGGACACGCCATGATGGCAATGGCTTTTTACGGCCTGCTGATTTATTTAATTACTCAATTCAATTTTAGGAAAGCTTATAAATTTCTTGTCATTTTTACTCTTATCGTGCTCATTTTGAGCATTGGTCTCAGCAGGATCTATTTAGGAGTTCATTTTCCGTCAGACATTGCAGGCGGCTTTATCGCTGGGTTTATTTGGGTGGTTTTTTGCGTCATGATTTTCAATTTGATCAAAATATTTAGAAGAGATCCAGCCACTTGATTATGACGTAAACTCTTTTGAGTCATGCTGATGAATGAAGCTGGAGTGCTTTAAACCATGAAGTTACTAGGAAAAACTGATGTGCTGTTTTTGAATTTCTACCTATCTAAGTTGCGATTTAAGAAAATCTAAAGATCCATTCTAGCATTCTAGTCCGTTCTTTACCACATGGGAGAAAAGGTATACCAACTGTCGATTGTTGGATTTGGCGCAAGAGGATTGCATGCGTTAGAATTGTTTTATAGTTCGCTTTCGCGAAAGCGAAATAACATTCAGTCGCAAACCATCATTTTTGAGACCCGTAAAAACCTAGGAACTGGACTTGCCTGGGATCCAGATCAAACGTCTGCGAATTGTAGCAACATCGCTGACCGTGCAATGGATACCCTCCACGGTAGACAAGAATTTACCGTAAATAATGTCATTGTTCCTGCATTTCCTAGCTACCTAGAGTGGTTGGATGAGGTTATGGAGGTACAGGTAGATAATGAAAAGGATTCCTATTCTCCTAGAAAAGTTACTGGAGCCTATCTAGCGCAAAGAGCACGATCCATTCTGGAGCCTTTACAAATTATAAGAATGGTAGAATTGTGCAAAGAACGCATAACAAACATTCAACAATCAGGTAATCAATTTACACTGACTTCAATGGCAGGCAAAAAATATTCATGTGAAAACGTGCTACTTGCACTAGGACATTTGCCGACCAGAATGTCTAACCTTAATAAGAAATGCCTAGAGCACGCGCAGCAGTCAGGAATCCGTTTTAGTAATACGCCTTGCACGGCAACGGCACAAGAGATATATCATGATTCTAAGACAATTCTTATAAAAGGTCTAGGTCTTTCTATGATTGATGTGGTACGCATGATTGTTAAAAATAGAGGAGGAGCGTTTGCTCAAGAATCTAATAGTATTTTTTTGAAATTTATGGGAACCACAGATGTGCAAATTGTTCCCTATTCTCTTGATGGTCTAGCCATGGTACCAAAACCGATAGGCAAACGCGTTGACGATAACTTCAACCCTATAAATGCTGGAAAGGCTGAAATGCTGGCAAGATTGAAAGATGATATTGCTGCTAACAAAATTAAAACGGTTGAGGATATTTTATACCCTATCGCTCGTATCGTGATGAAGATTTATAAAGGTTTTGAAAAAACATATTCAGGTCAATCAATTGAGGCTGAAACTGGTGCAGCGCTGGTCGTAGAATGGTTTAAAAACCCGTTGACTAAAAGTGATCACATCATGGATACCTCAATGCCTATTGTGGAATATATGAAGCTCACCTGCAAGATGTCTCATGGGCAAATTGCATTTTCACTGGATTATACCGCTGGACAGGTATGGAGAGAAATGCAGATAGATATGTATCACTTGTTTACGTATGGCTTATTGCCAGATCTACTAGTGGCAGAATTTATACAAATAAATGAGCAGGTAAAGAGATATAGCTTTGGACCCCCAGTGGCTACTATTTTACAACTCATAGCTTTGCAGGAGGCTGGCGTTCTAAATTTAGATTTTCATCATGATCCAAAAATTAAGTTATCTGAAAATGGATATGAAATTTCTAACCTGAGTCAGTCTATACTATGTGATGCTATGGTAGACAGTGTATTGCCAAGACCTAATATGCGAGAGATTACAGATGACCTAATGAAATCCATATTAGAAAAACCATTGGCTGAGCAGTTTGCTAAACATCTTGGTATACGCGTTTCTGATCGTGCTCAACATCTTTTAAATTCTTGTCCTGTAGCAGGACTTTACACTATAGGTCGCAACGCTAAAGGCTCTATTTATGGTGTGGATTCTATTCTTGAATGTTTTAACAGTGATAGGATGCAACCTGTGATGGATGATATCATCAATAGGTTGTAAACTTTCTTAAGAGCGAGAATATAGAATCGGTTAAATTTTTAAGTAGGTTTTTGTTTCTCCTTTTTACTTCCCGATGCAATATCTTTCTAACCTATATTTTAAAGGGGTTGTGAGAGATTAGGCAACAAATAGGCTACAGAATAGCCATATAATCGGCAGTATCACAACAATCAAGGGAAAATACTTGTTGCCTTATTTGTATCAAAGATAACATATTTCAAGAGGTGCAAAAAAAAAGACCGCTCGTGAGAGCAGTCTCTTTCAACACAATATACAAGCACTATTGGGCTGTACCAGAACCCAAATAAACACTGTTTGATACTTGGCTACCATCAGCAGTAATAAATGCCATAAATAGCTCTACATCATCTCCCGCATAAACGCTCGGTAATGCAACATTATCAGATCCTGTTGCTCTCGTAGCTCCGTCAAGAATAGAAACTGCTTCCTTCTTTGCTGGATTGTACACTAAAAGCATCGCTTTATCTGTTCCGTAGGCGTTTCCACCTGTAGAGTTATCATCCCAAGTGAATGATACTTCGCCAGGTGTAGTTAAATCAACCGCACCGTTAATTGGTGCCGCTAATCCGCCGCGGCTTACAAGCGCATCAGGATAAAACACTTCAAAGTTTGGTTCAACGCCAGAAATAGCATTGTTTAGGATGTAAGACATCGCTGCATTAAACTCTGTTCGCTTTACCGCAAGCTTTTTGTAGCCTTGCTTAATAAATGGCTTTACAGCCTGTAAAAATTCAAGCGTGACGGTAAACTTATTTCTTTGGTTTACTTGTCCCGCAGTTCTCGGATTGGCTACACTCGCAGGTTTAATGCGTAAATAGTCAATTCCTTTCCAGCTTCCACCGATAACGTTTCCAACCTTACCTGAAAGCCCACCTAAAATTCCTTGTGCAATCTTTCCCATTTTGTTTATAGATTTTGGGGTTAATAATTATTGTTCGGATTTGGTACGGCTTTGGCCTGAAGCAATACCCTTTCCGCCTAAAGTATGGCAAGTATTATGCAAACTGCTATTGGCAGTCGCCTTTGCTTTCGGCTGCGCTGTTTTGCCCTTCAACAAAGAAATGGATACATTTTTTTAAAAGAAAAAGAGAAAAAAGAAAGGCAATCGTGTTGTGGCGTGGCAATCCTGTCAAGCTTTTTGGAAAAAATCGTGCGCTTGGATAGGGTTTAAAAAAAAGTACGCCATTTTTCAGCGTACTATTTTTTTCAAAACCCTTGTGGCTTGAGCTTTACTGGATTATAGCGTTGGCCGTAGGAAGCCACGTATCTTTCCGACCTTTTTTTTCTTTGAGAATTTCAATTATTAGATAATCTTTTGTAGAGTAATTCTCTGAAAGGTAAATTCTCTTTAGTGGGATAATAATTTAAATAGTTATAAATCGAAACAAGTAACTGGCTGCCTTGTCTATTATATTGTTTTATAGGAACAAAAAACATTCTTTGAAACTCTGGGAAATTAAAAATTATTCCTTGCATTGATAAATGACTGCCCTTTAATTTATAAGCTATATATCCTGATTTTTGAAGTTTTTTGAAATCAGCTGCATATTTCAGGTTGTCGGTAAATATCGAAGGATTAATGTCTGTTCTTGGTTTCCACTTACGCCCATTTTTAGTAATCTTAAAAATATCTGTTTGTTCAATGTTTTCATTTTCCAAAGGCATCAAGATGAAGTTATATTTTTTCAACTTACCTAAATTGCTACGGTTTCGAAGTATAAGATTTAGTAGATTGACCTTCATAAAATCAGTAAAACGATACATCATTAAGAAGAAACGAAATGATGGAATAACAAGAATAAAATCTCGACGTTTGGCACCCGGTTCATTGATATTGTCATTAGTGAAATGAATATTAAATTCTTTTCTTTTTTGATCAAAACCAATGCTTAAATGGATGCCTTCATCAAATGTTGGTACAGTGAATAAGAAACCTTTTTCTTCACTATTTGACATCCAAATGAAAAGTGATTTAAATTCTTCAAACATTGGCGTAATGTATGCTTTTTAAGCAGGTAATCCAAAAGGCGCGAGCCGCCTGCGAGATGAGCGAGGGTGCTGTGAGTGATAGCCTGTAGCGAGTGTTCAGAAATATGTTTAATCAAATATACTTTTTATGAATGTTAACCAAAATTCGAGCGAAAGGCTCTCACGGCAATGTTGAAAACACAAGGGTGGCGCTGTTTTTTGATGCGGCTGGAAAGGCAAGTGCTGGGAACGAAGGAAGCAATGTATTTAGGATGGCGGTAGATTTTCATCTCTTGATAGGGTTTAAGAGATGTAAGGATATTAAGGAAATTGAGAATTATGATTGATAAGATAACGAGATGAAAAATCTACCGCTGTGTGGTGGCTTACATTGCTGACGGAATGAGTAGCTCTTGTGAGCGGTTGCAATATGGGATCATCCGCCGTTCAGATATTGTAGTAATTTGAACTGTAGATTATAAATTCAGATTTTACTGATTTATAATGAGTATTAGCGGTGATTGCATATTGTGACTTGGGTGCTATCAAAAACTGTGACACCCTGATTAGCCCGAAGCGACACGCAGGCTCGCAAAACAAGAAATAGCGGTTACACCCACAAATTAAGCCACGCGATAGCGTGACCATAAAGGGGTGTGGGTGTAAGAGTAGCTATGGGTGCAAAAGGCGTGTAATGTGTGAAATAAAGCAAGCCGCCACTCTTGGATGGCGCACGTTGGATGTGGTGGCGGTCCCCACAAGGGCAGCTTACCTATGTTCATTTTTATAACTAAATGATAATGCTGTTTATATACCCTTGTGGGGATGCTTTATGGAACTAAATGAAACAACTGGCGCACTCCTTATTACCTGCCTTCCCCAATGTTAATGTCATCACTACAGTTCATTTTGAAGACTGAAATATGATTTGGATTTAAGCGCAAAGGCAAAGAGTACTGGCGATAGTTTTACCAGATTACTTATTAAATACTTTAGAAGGTTTCTTGAAACTATTGTCTGTACTGCGCGGAACCGTAGGCTCTTGCGATTGAAAGTAGTGTAGCTTGCGGAATGGATTGAAAGCGTAAGTGCCGAAGGTGGGGAATTATTTCTCTTTGTTCTTTAATAAAGGATTTGCGCTTAATATTTCATTGGTTCTTTTCATATCAATAAATACGCTGTTGCCGTGCATAATGAACTTTTTTAATAGATCTTCTGATACTTTAAGGGTTTCGAGTAATAGATAACCTATTACAAAATCGAATAGAAAGCTTATGTAGAGTAATTCATATTCACTGTATACATTCTTGTTGGCAATATTGCTATGAACGTGATAATCTCTTGAACGTACTACTTTACTTGGAAATGATTTCCACTCATCATCAGTGAATTTACCGATTAATACAAATGCTATTTTGTAGTGTTTAATGAACTTTGACAGGTTATTTGATTTATGTCCTGCATATAACTTCCCAAAAGCTTCAAAAGATGCTATACTATTAGTAAATCTCTTGTTATGGCTTGTATGGGTAG of the Nonlabens marinus S1-08 genome contains:
- a CDS encoding phosphatase PAP2 family protein, with protein sequence MLNPQSTMQKELIALLKKVKQMLSQTFKRYDDRWPYLITAIVAALVFFAGIKLFIALTEILKSEYLASYDTTISENVALYRSPYLTDYFVFVTNLGDALGYLIVFSVCTLLFYLIFKNWKYVAQLALVMVLALSSNLILKQIINRARPTAEHLVTVETLSYPSGHAMMAMAFYGLLIYLITQFNFRKAYKFLVIFTLIVLILSIGLSRIYLGVHFPSDIAGGFIAGFIWVVFCVMIFNLIKIFRRDPAT
- a CDS encoding FAD/NAD(P)-binding protein, producing the protein MGEKVYQLSIVGFGARGLHALELFYSSLSRKRNNIQSQTIIFETRKNLGTGLAWDPDQTSANCSNIADRAMDTLHGRQEFTVNNVIVPAFPSYLEWLDEVMEVQVDNEKDSYSPRKVTGAYLAQRARSILEPLQIIRMVELCKERITNIQQSGNQFTLTSMAGKKYSCENVLLALGHLPTRMSNLNKKCLEHAQQSGIRFSNTPCTATAQEIYHDSKTILIKGLGLSMIDVVRMIVKNRGGAFAQESNSIFLKFMGTTDVQIVPYSLDGLAMVPKPIGKRVDDNFNPINAGKAEMLARLKDDIAANKIKTVEDILYPIARIVMKIYKGFEKTYSGQSIEAETGAALVVEWFKNPLTKSDHIMDTSMPIVEYMKLTCKMSHGQIAFSLDYTAGQVWREMQIDMYHLFTYGLLPDLLVAEFIQINEQVKRYSFGPPVATILQLIALQEAGVLNLDFHHDPKIKLSENGYEISNLSQSILCDAMVDSVLPRPNMREITDDLMKSILEKPLAEQFAKHLGIRVSDRAQHLLNSCPVAGLYTIGRNAKGSIYGVDSILECFNSDRMQPVMDDIINRL
- a CDS encoding DUF6266 family protein, with translation MGKIAQGILGGLSGKVGNVIGGSWKGIDYLRIKPASVANPRTAGQVNQRNKFTVTLEFLQAVKPFIKQGYKKLAVKRTEFNAAMSYILNNAISGVEPNFEVFYPDALVSRGGLAAPINGAVDLTTPGEVSFTWDDNSTGGNAYGTDKAMLLVYNPAKKEAVSILDGATRATGSDNVALPSVYAGDDVELFMAFITADGSQVSNSVYLGSGTAQ